The following proteins are co-located in the Terriglobia bacterium genome:
- a CDS encoding DUF1552 domain-containing protein, whose product MFITKKHLSRRTFLHGAGVTVALPFLESMVGAQTALQNSAAAPKTRLGCFYVPHGATMYKWTPATEGKDFQFSETLSPLEKYRDRLCVISNLAHQAATGADAGAEHARSAAIFLSGGQPQKNSVRVGVTVDQIAAGRIGQDTPLPSIELAIEDVSLSCGAGYGCAYFNTIAWRTPTVPLPMENSPQVVFEKLFGDGGTTEQRLARKREDRSILDAIMEETAGLKKDLPSSDRARVDGYLDDIREIERRIKTVLDKNAQDGGGQNVPDAPVGTPEAFEDHIKLMFDLLALAYQSDITRVATLMYAKDLSPASYPASGNRGGFHGSSHHANVKANMDSFALINKYHVQMLAYFIDKLSKTPDGDGNLLDHSMILYGSSMSNGNQHDHDPLPIVLLGGASGKLQGNRHIVTPAHTPMSNLLLSMLDKLGVQRDAFGNSTGRLEI is encoded by the coding sequence ATGTTCATCACCAAGAAGCATCTTTCCCGCAGAACATTTCTTCATGGCGCAGGTGTCACCGTGGCGCTGCCCTTCCTGGAGTCCATGGTAGGGGCGCAAACCGCACTCCAGAACTCGGCGGCGGCGCCGAAGACGCGGCTGGGCTGCTTCTATGTTCCGCACGGCGCCACCATGTACAAGTGGACGCCCGCAACGGAGGGTAAAGACTTTCAATTCTCCGAAACGCTCAGCCCGCTCGAAAAATATCGTGATCGTCTGTGTGTGATCAGCAACCTGGCGCATCAGGCGGCAACGGGAGCGGACGCCGGAGCCGAGCACGCGCGCTCCGCCGCCATCTTCCTCAGCGGAGGCCAGCCGCAAAAAAATTCCGTCCGGGTCGGGGTAACGGTGGATCAGATTGCCGCAGGACGTATCGGCCAGGACACGCCGCTGCCTTCGATCGAGCTTGCGATCGAAGACGTCAGCTTGAGCTGCGGCGCCGGCTACGGCTGCGCCTACTTCAACACGATTGCCTGGCGCACGCCGACAGTCCCGCTGCCGATGGAAAACAGCCCGCAGGTCGTATTCGAAAAGCTTTTCGGCGACGGCGGAACCACGGAACAACGCCTGGCGCGCAAACGCGAGGACCGCAGTATTCTGGACGCGATCATGGAAGAGACCGCCGGCCTGAAGAAGGACCTGCCGTCATCCGATCGCGCCCGCGTCGACGGCTATCTGGACGACATCCGGGAAATCGAACGGCGGATCAAAACCGTTCTGGATAAGAATGCTCAGGACGGCGGCGGGCAAAACGTGCCGGACGCGCCTGTCGGAACGCCCGAAGCCTTCGAAGATCACATCAAGTTGATGTTCGACCTCCTCGCGCTGGCCTACCAGAGTGACATTACCCGCGTCGCGACTTTGATGTACGCGAAAGATCTCAGCCCCGCCAGTTATCCGGCCAGCGGGAACCGGGGCGGCTTCCACGGCTCGTCGCATCACGCTAACGTGAAAGCGAACATGGATTCGTTCGCTCTGATCAACAAGTATCACGTGCAGATGCTGGCCTACTTCATCGATAAACTGTCGAAGACGCCCGACGGCGATGGGAACCTTCTCGACCACTCGATGATTCTTTACGGCAGCAGCATGAGTAACGGTAACCAGCACGATCACGACCCGCTGCCGATCGTGTTGCTCGGCGGCGCTTCCGGAAAGCTTCAAGGCAATCGCCATATCGTGACGCCGGCACACACACCCATGTCGAATCTGCTCCTGAGCATGCTCGATAAGCTGGGCGTCCAGAGAGACGCTTTCGGCAACAGCACTGGGCGGCTCGAAATCTGA
- a CDS encoding clan AA aspartic protease — MGLIYTKIFLGNPWETELKQLEVEALVDTGSMLLCIPEHVALQLRLNTAEEREVTIADGSIRLCRYVGPIEVRFDGRTCFAGALILGDRVLLGAGPMEDINLVINPLTRTVQPNPKSPNIPSTIVMASWSDGRSS, encoded by the coding sequence ATGGGCTTGATCTACACCAAGATCTTTTTAGGCAATCCTTGGGAGACAGAGTTGAAGCAGCTTGAAGTCGAAGCGCTCGTCGATACGGGTTCGATGCTGCTCTGCATTCCGGAGCATGTGGCGCTGCAGTTAAGACTGAACACGGCTGAAGAACGGGAAGTCACAATCGCCGATGGTTCGATAAGGCTTTGCCGATACGTTGGGCCGATCGAAGTCCGATTTGACGGGAGAACGTGTTTTGCCGGGGCGTTGATTTTGGGTGATCGCGTTTTGTTGGGCGCCGGGCCGATGGAAGACATAAATTTGGTGATCAATCCACTCACGCGGACCGTCCAACCGAATCCAAAGAGTCCGAATATTCCTTCCACCATAGTTATGGCGTCCTGGTCGGACGGCCGGTCTTCGTAG
- a CDS encoding sigma-70 family RNA polymerase sigma factor has translation MNNTQPVTQTMELADWWKLIEQYCVDHGEMVQRSARRVTGNDYDAEDVAQTVFVRLLHREPFEGIRDNPGGYLRRSAMRESISLLRARRRKQADRIPKPKHAGPEFMDNSTRPDLRHVANARLEAALEQLDPAIVEMLIMHFRDGLSAEEIAKEFDMKRGTVSSILTRNRAKLEEIL, from the coding sequence ATGAATAATACTCAACCGGTTACCCAGACTATGGAACTCGCGGATTGGTGGAAGCTGATCGAGCAGTACTGTGTCGATCACGGTGAGATGGTGCAACGCTCGGCGCGCCGGGTCACCGGCAACGACTACGATGCGGAGGATGTGGCGCAAACCGTTTTTGTGCGGCTACTCCATCGGGAACCCTTCGAAGGAATCCGCGACAACCCGGGAGGATACCTGCGCCGCTCGGCCATGCGCGAATCCATCAGCCTGTTGCGCGCGAGAAGGCGCAAGCAGGCAGACCGCATCCCGAAGCCCAAGCATGCCGGTCCGGAATTTATGGATAACAGCACGCGTCCGGATCTGCGGCATGTAGCGAACGCGCGGCTGGAGGCGGCTCTGGAGCAATTGGACCCGGCGATCGTGGAGATGCTGATCATGCACTTTCGCGACGGACTCAGCGCTGAGGAAATTGCCAAAGAGTTCGATATGAAGCGCGGAACGGTGTCGTCGATCCTGACACGAAATCGCGCCAAACTCGAAGAAATCTTGTGA
- a CDS encoding ACT domain-containing protein: MAERDHLILTATGPDRVGLVQQLSRFISNHGCNIEDSKLAVFCGEFAIILLITGESASLATISQNRQQIETESGLEVKTRTPSASKPSEFLLPYKLVASCMDHPGIVYQISGLLSGLGINIQSLETTTYPAPVSGAPLFRLEAQLAVPARMNINDLRERLDQLQRDENIDIELTTQKN; encoded by the coding sequence ATGGCGGAACGAGATCATCTGATTCTGACGGCCACCGGTCCCGACCGGGTCGGCCTCGTCCAGCAGCTGTCCCGGTTCATTTCGAACCACGGCTGCAACATCGAAGACAGCAAGCTGGCTGTCTTCTGCGGCGAGTTCGCCATCATCCTTCTGATCACCGGCGAAAGCGCCAGCCTTGCGACGATCTCGCAGAATCGCCAACAAATCGAAACGGAGAGCGGCCTCGAGGTGAAGACCAGGACGCCCTCCGCGAGCAAGCCTTCCGAGTTTTTACTGCCCTACAAGCTGGTGGCTTCCTGCATGGACCATCCCGGGATCGTCTACCAGATCAGCGGATTGTTGAGCGGGCTGGGCATCAATATTCAATCGCTGGAAACGACCACATACCCGGCTCCGGTCAGCGGCGCGCCCCTGTTTCGACTCGAAGCCCAACTCGCCGTACCGGCGCGCATGAATATCAACGACCTCCGCGAGCGTCTGGACCAGCTGCAGCGTGATGAAAACATCGATATCGAGTTGACCACGCAGAAAAACTAG
- a CDS encoding fibronectin type III domain-containing protein — protein MTSPTKVTPIKASLTFVKAVPAVLYTFACSVYNGMNGNAAYPNPMVDMPTFKTAIDTFNTLLAAALDGGKKVLTERNHQGEVLIQILRQLAHYVESACKDDVTIFSSSGFQAVSKVRTATPPLSQFIRKITEGPNSGVLLVWLLAVAGALSYEVRWAPVATGASATAAPAWTSSLVPSTQPPATVSSLTPGTVYQFEVRVLSKTGWSDWDGNATRMAR, from the coding sequence ATGACGAGTCCAACAAAAGTGACGCCCATTAAAGCGTCTCTCACGTTCGTTAAGGCGGTGCCGGCGGTGCTTTACACCTTCGCCTGCTCCGTCTACAACGGGATGAACGGCAATGCCGCTTATCCCAATCCCATGGTCGATATGCCGACCTTCAAGACGGCGATCGACACGTTCAACACGCTACTCGCAGCGGCCCTGGATGGAGGCAAGAAGGTGCTGACCGAACGCAACCATCAGGGGGAAGTTCTGATCCAGATCCTGCGGCAACTCGCGCACTATGTCGAGTCGGCCTGCAAGGACGATGTGACGATCTTCAGTTCGAGCGGCTTCCAGGCCGTCTCGAAAGTCCGCACGGCGACTCCGCCGTTGTCCCAGTTCATCCGGAAGATCACGGAAGGACCGAACAGCGGTGTGTTGCTGGTATGGCTTCTGGCCGTTGCCGGAGCGCTCAGCTATGAAGTGCGCTGGGCTCCGGTAGCGACAGGCGCCTCTGCGACGGCGGCGCCGGCGTGGACCAGTTCTCTGGTTCCGTCGACGCAGCCCCCGGCAACCGTTTCCAGTCTGACCCCCGGCACGGTCTATCAGTTTGAAGTCCGTGTTCTGAGCAAGACCGGGTGGTCGGATTGGGACGGCAACGCCACTCGTATGGCCCGCTAG